In the genome of Daucus carota subsp. sativus chromosome 9, DH1 v3.0, whole genome shotgun sequence, the window TTGGGAATTTCTTTTGCAGGTTCTGTTGGAGTCGCAGCAGTCATGACGGTGTGAGATGGTTCTGGTATAGAGCCATCAATGTATCCCCAGAATTTGGCACCATGAAGATAGGGCTTGATTTGTCTCAGCCAAATTAGGTAATTTGTTTCGATGAGTTTGGTGAATTGAGCTGTGTTTTGAGAAGGAAAAGAAGTAGGAGAAGAAAATGCAGAAGCCATGATGAGCAATGATGCGAAGAGAAAGAAAAGGGAGGAGATTTGATTCTAAACCTAGGCTGATACCATGTAGAAATGTATTTTCCTATATCTCATTGATGTATAATGTGTACAATATATAGCAGACTACCAATAGCTATCATAGGCGACATTACAGGCGACATTACATGAGATATTAACAAGTACAGTAAACTGAAGCAATTACTGTAGAATCAAAACTGATCCTAAACTAAAGCTATTTTTGAATTCATATAATATCATATCTGTACTTTAAGTGATATGCTGATTTTGTGGGATTGCTTTAACAGTATCAACTGAGATGAGTTAAGTACTTTACACAATGATATGTTTTGTTAGCAAGAAACATGTAAACCACCGTAATGAGATTATTAGTTGTTAAGAAATTATAATTACCAGAATGAGAAACCAACACAGTAAGAAATTAGGAATAAGCATCAGCTTCAAGCAAATTATATCTCAATGTTTCTCAGTGTCACTATGAGCTTGTGACTTGATGCTTAAAGTTTAGGCTAATTATATCTTCTTCTGATAAAGCAGTTATTTAAGCTTATTGTGATATTTATTTATAGCTCCATATAGGAGTCTCCGTGCTCAATCTCGAGGACTTGTTTGGGAACAGGATGTTTGTTACGCTTGTACGACATCACGAGTGAGGTCGTGCGCCTTGCTCTTATGAACTTATATTGATTAAATgacttaatttaaatattatggcttgttattttttaatatataggcAATGCTTATcgactttttaaaatttattctcCAGACCCAACACATAAAATTACACATATTGAGGATGGACGGATAAGAGCATCCCGAAAAGATTATATACGATGTaccaatttataatttaatatttatgatattttcaattttattccaaactaCATCCTGATTATTTCCTAACAAGTTAGGATATCTAAATTCATTCCTTAAAAGGTAGCAGTTCCAAATTATAATTGAAAAGATTTCgatattttcaaatatcacTCCAAACTACATCCTAATTATTTCTTAACGAGTTAGAATATCTAAATTCATTCCTTAAAAAATAGCACTTCCTCATCTTATgtttaagaataaaatattcattttcttcttcttttcaatTTTTCCCTCCACATTATTTCTCTTGTAATAgagtttgattttaaatatatacaataataatAGGGAGTACAAGAATTGTTGTATGTAATTTAGTACTCTCTCCGTCCTAACCAGTTATATACAtttggttgggacacggagaccaagaaaaagtgtaaaaaatgagtaaagttgataaaaagtgagtatagtggtgggactcatttatatttaataatagatttgagatggtggaggaaattagttagtgtaatagtgtttatattattataaaatggagatggtggaagaaagtagttagtataatgatgttttatattataaatatttactatttatggAATGTATACAATGGGGGGACGTCCCAAAATAGAAACTATATACAAATgaatgggacggaggaagtataaaTCCTAATCTATTGTAAGTTAAATTTATTATGCTCAAGAataaaatgtttattttcttctttttcactTTCTTCCCtccttttttcaaatttttttctttctaataGAGGTTGAttttaaacatataataatagcAAAGAGTACAAGAATTGTTCGAGttgtaatttaatataatatcctaATCTGCTTTaatttaaacatcttattaTATGTTTAAGAACTTACTTGGGGGATCGCCCTTAGAGATCCGGGATGTCAGATTCATATGCTGGTTTTTCTTTTAGAACTTGAGTTATTAGATTGGagtgttttattatttattttattcgtATAGCAAACTGAAGCTGAATATTTCAGCATTGTCAACTAGAGCATAGAATTTCAAAAACTTATGAAAAGCATACCAGGGAAACTTGAGGTTACGAGCTGAATACCGCTGGAAAACTTGAGGAATGTACACAAATAGGTTCCACTGTGTTGCCTTAATCTTGCATCTTATTCtataaaaaacaacaaaaaagttCCACCCAGCTGACATTAAAGACCTGGGCTGACTAGTCTGATCAGCCGTTCAAGTTCTTTATTTGCGAGCACTGGCCAGATGAAGGTTTCTGTAATGCACTGAGAAGTCTGCAGACATCAGAATCAGACGACCTCAACTAAGTAGATTATACAATTTCAACTAAGTAGCTTAGTTTTTGAAATGGACTACTATCCTGCAGCATTAGCCAATTCAAGACTACTTAATTCTTGATAACACTGCTAACTGAAGTAACTATGGAATGAAATCCATACACATATAAGCTCTTTATCTCATTGCGTTGATAATTCAAAACTGCAGTTAAACTATATTAAGCCTTTTAGTTACTTCACGtaataaaattaagataaaAACATTCTATAAACAAAAAGTCGATGTAGTGCAGAGAAGCTCCattcttaaatttaaatttaacaaaattatgtcAATAAACACCCAATCATTTGCAATCAGTCAGACAAGAACAGCAAAATTAACAATGACATTTGAAATGAATACTGCCAGGGTTGCAGACCCTAGAAATAAAAATGTTGGCAAATGGAAAATTATTTACCTTAGCAATCTCTCACTCTGTTAGACAAATGGAAAATACTTATTATGCAGAGCAAGAAAAGCAGGATCCTGTTCTTGTGATTTAAGTAGGACACTTATTATATCTACTAAAAAAAATTCCGCACATGTCTGCATGTGAGAAAATAACATTACAATATGTACTGTAACTCTCAATAGTTGCTTTTAAACCTACAAAAATGCTGGCAAAATCGAGAAGATTATGTACCTCAGAACTCTCTCCTTCGTTACACCTACAGCAAGTACTTCTTGCACAATGCAAGCAGAGTAGGATCCTGTTCTTGCACATCAAGTAAATCCAGTAAACCAGATGCAGTAGATGCGTCTGCTGCAAAGCCGCGACCAAACATTTCATCTAGGAGTACACCTGCTTCATAGTAATTCTTATTCTGTAAACAACCGCGGATAAGCATGTTGTATGTGACATCATTAGGAAAGCAATCATTAGCTTCCATTTCCCTGAATAGTTCATTTGCTTCATCCAATAACCCTTCATGACAATATGCTTGGATCATCACTGTGTATGTCTTGACATTAGGTCGCAAACCTTTCGCAGGAAGGTTGTCAAAAAGGCTTCTTGCATTCTCGAGATGTCCATTTTTGCTTAGTCCATTAATCAGAATAGTGTAAACATGTACATTAGGAACTAACCCACGGGATTCCAGTATTTGAAAAAAGGATAGTGCTTCAAATACATAACAATTCTGGCAAAGACCATGCAACAAGATACTGCATGTCACTTTATTTAACTCAACACCTTGGTTAATCATCTTTTCCTTAAAAAATTCACGTGCTTCAACATGTCTACCCGCATGAAAAAAACCTTGCAGTATAGTACTGTAAGTCTCAATAGTTGGGGCTAAACCTTCAGAGGGCATATGTTGAAAAAGAGCTATTGCTCTGTCCACTTTCTTCTTTCTACAGTACCCGTTGATCAGAATATTATAGCTAAGAGTATTAGGCAGTATTCCCTTTCTAGTCATGCTTTCGAACACTACTAATGCTTTATCAACCTTTCCCCGCAAGCAGTATCCATCCATTAGTGAGCTGTAAGTGACTACATCAGGATAATGGCCTCTTTGAATCATCAACTCTATCACATCCTCTGCATCTTCAATCATTCCTTCCTTGCAATACGCATCAACCAATATATTGTAAGTAAAAACATCTCGAGAAATGTTCCTAACATCCATCTCCTTGAGCAATTGTTTGACATCATGCCATCGATTAATGTCACACAGACCTTGAACTAAGGAGTTGTAGGTTATGACATCTGGGGATATGCCTTTCCTTGTCATTTGGTGGAGAAGACCCAATGCTTGATCAACTAATCTATGTTTACACAAACAATCAATAAGTGTGGTGTAAGTTACGGTATCAGGCTTGCAACCTTTCTTCTCCATATTTTTGAACAACTTAACAGCCACCGAAGGATTCCCTCTCTTGCAGATGCCGTCGATGATTGTGTTATAGGTTACAACATTGGGTTGAATAAGTTGAAATCTGATGAGGTTCTGGAACAAAAGCTGAGCCTCTTGAAGCATATCTTGGGAAATAAGGCCCCTGATGAGAGTGGTATAAGTCACCACACTTGGCACAAAACCGTGCTTGATGATTCCAGCCAATAGTGAAAAGGCAAAATCGACACGATTCAAGTGACAGAAACAGTTAATGGCAGTAGTGAAGGTATATATATTAAGGGGGATGCTTCGAACACGCATATCCCTAAAGAGAGACACAGCTACAGAGTACTCTTTCATTTTAACGAGGGCGGCTAGCAGTTGATTAAATTTAAGAACAGGAAGCATAGGCTTCATAAGgagcattttatcaaacacttggAGAGCATCGTCGAGTTTATCGAAACCAACCTTGGATTTCTCATACAGTAATTGCTGAAGTAGCGCATGAGGTGTATTGGGAAAATGAGGAACATAGGGGTGTTTGGGGTTAGGTTTAGTGGAGAACATAAGAAAATGAGCATCGAATTGAAACAATGCGAGAGAACAAGTAGTAGTTGCAGACTCAGCTGCAGATCGTAGAAATGGTAGCATTGGTCTCAAGGAAGCGAGACTCCTCATCGCTGCTTATATAATCAGTTACTGTATGCTTCTTCTTGCCGGTGCTCTCACTTCACTGGATTCAGTTGGCCTGAATAAAAAAAAGGGAATAATGGGATCTACTTTGTGTTgcaaatttgtaattatatctatataatttttaagaggtaaagttttatatttatataaatataaaaattaatatataattttcattttaatcaatttattattttttagttttttcctTATATCATACGCTCTCCGTTTTAAtataactagcttataacccgtgcattCCGTGCAATGCACGagcggttataatattttttattgtatcATATATGTagtttaaatttaactaattttattgtaaaaataaaactatGATAGACTaatgtgattaaataaatttttatttaactgctgaataaattcttaatagttaagttcgtcaaatgactaattaaaaattaggttgaacatatattttgatgagaatgttacatatatttgtttacatgttataatttaaggagatctataaacccatatataaatcaaccaatcaaCCTTATAATATTTCGTtagtaataattaataatatagtatataacatattataagttaaagagaCACGTAAACCCAAATATCGATCTATCATACTgacctaaattttaatatttgaattttgatttgattgataataaaaaaaatatattataacacaTTATAAATTAATGAGGTCCGTGGGTTGAATACCAACCGTCTTGCCAAACTCGATTGATCGACGTGCCAACTAACCAATTGAAATTCTCATTTTTCGGCTTTTGGCTTTAacagtataataatatatggtttagtatagatttataatatcaCTTTTAAAGTGAGACcgttagagtatttaaaaaaatgttaattaattttggtttaattatatataata includes:
- the LOC135149291 gene encoding putative pentatricopeptide repeat-containing protein At1g12700, mitochondrial, whose amino-acid sequence is MRSLASLRPMLPFLRSAAESATTTCSLALFQFDAHFLMFSTKPNPKHPYVPHFPNTPHALLQQLLYEKSKVGFDKLDDALQVFDKMLLMKPMLPVLKFNQLLAALVKMKEYSVAVSLFRDMRVRSIPLNIYTFTTAINCFCHLNRVDFAFSLLAGIIKHGFVPSVVTYTTLIRGLISQDMLQEAQLLFQNLIRFQLIQPNVVTYNTIIDGICKRGNPSVAVKLFKNMEKKGCKPDTVTYTTLIDCLCKHRLVDQALGLLHQMTRKGISPDVITYNSLVQGLCDINRWHDVKQLLKEMDVRNISRDVFTYNILVDAYCKEGMIEDAEDVIELMIQRGHYPDVVTYSSLMDGYCLRGKVDKALVVFESMTRKGILPNTLSYNILINGYCRKKKVDRAIALFQHMPSEGLAPTIETYSTILQGFFHAGRHVEAREFFKEKMINQGVELNKVTCSILLHGLCQNCYVFEALSFFQILESRGLVPNVHVYTILINGLSKNGHLENARSLFDNLPAKGLRPNVKTYTVMIQAYCHEGLLDEANELFREMEANDCFPNDVTYNMLIRGCLQNKNYYEAGVLLDEMFGRGFAADASTASGLLDLLDVQEQDPTLLALCKKYLL